In one window of Juglans regia cultivar Chandler chromosome 3, Walnut 2.0, whole genome shotgun sequence DNA:
- the LOC108996510 gene encoding cellulose synthase-like protein E6 produces the protein MGNNDEHLPLFTTTPAKARIPFKFYALSIFVGICLIFVYRVRYIPAKEEAGRWAWMGMFLSELWFCLYWFVTMILRWNPIYRRAFKDRLSLRYEKALPGIDIFVCTADPVVEPPALVINTVLSVLAYDYPPQKLAVYLSDDGGSDLTFYAMLEASRFAKTWLPFCKKFKVEPRSPEAYFRTAAEPHGDPVMANDWSSVKKAYENMKQRIETVTKLGQIPEEIRKEHKGFSEWNLVANRRDHQTILQILIDGKDPTALDMEGQSLPTLVYLAREKRPQYHHNFKAGAMNALIRVSSRISNGPIILNLDCDMYSSDSETVRDALCFFMDEEKGHEVGYVQFPHTFENLSKNDLYGGSLNVIMKVDLPGQDGNGGPFYIGSGCFHRRESLCGKKYSEECKKDLMVWNDIKVEESTASVLEDTCKILASCTYEEKTLWGKEMGLKYGCPVEDVMTGLAVQCRGWRSIYFNPERKAFLGLAPTTLLQTLVQHKRWSEGDFQIFLSSYNPLVSGYKKIPLKLQLSYCPYLLWAPNCLATLYYVAVPSLCLLRGIPLFPKISSAWVLPFAFVIIVHRAYSLGEFIWCGGTFQGWWNEQRIWLFKRISSYVFAFSDNILKLLGLTDVAFAITAKVAESDVSQRNVQEIMEFGASSPMFTIIATLALLNAFCFIGGMKRVIMDLQTWFSNPFTLQILLCALLVIINLPVYQGLFLRKDKGRMPTSVTHWSLMFAVLACALARY, from the exons atgGGAAATAATGATGAGCATCTTCCTCTTTTCACAACAACGCCAGCAAAGGCACGTATCCCTTTCAAGTTCTATGCCCTCTCAATCTTCGTGGGGATATGCTTGATCTTTGTATATAGAGTGAGGTATATACCAGCGAAAGAAGAAGCCGGAAGATGGGCTTGGATGGGAATGTTTCTCTCAGAGCTTTGGTTTTGTTTATATTGGTTTGTCACCATGATTCTGCGATGGAACCCCATCTACCGCCGCGCTTTCAAAGATCGGCTCTCTCTCAG ATACGAAAAGGCTTTGCCGGGCATAGACATTTTCGTATGCACCGCAGACCCCGTGGTAGAACCTCCAGCTTTGGTGATTAACACAGTTCTATCCGTCCTGGCTTATGACTATCCACCTCAAAAACTGGCCGTTTATCTCTCCGACGATGGCGGTTCCGATCTGACGTTCTACGCAATGCTCGAGGCCTCGCGTTTCGCAAAGACTTGGCTTCCCTTTTGCAAGAAATTCAAAGTAGAACCAAGATCGCCGGAAGCTTATTTCCGAACAGCTGCTGAGCCACATGGGGATCCTGTCATGGCCAACGACTGGTCCTCCGTCAAG AAAGCATACGAGAACATGAAGCAACGGATTGAAACCGTCACAAAGCTAGGTCAGATTCCAGAGGAAATACGTAAAGAACACAAAGGATTCAGTGAGTGGAATTTGGTTGCAAACCGACGTGATCATCAAACCATTCTCCAA ATACTTATTGATGGGAAAGACCCTACGGCTTTGGACATGGAAGGACAATCTTTGCCAACTCTGGTATACTTAGCACGTGAAAAGAGACCCCAATACCACCACAATTTCAAAGCAGGAGCCATGAATGCACTG ATACGGGTATCGTCGAGGATAAGCAATGGTCCGATCATTCTTAATTTGGATTGCGACATGTATTCAAGCGATTCGGAGACAGTGAGGGATgcattgtgtttttttatggaTGAAGAAAAAGGTCACGAAGTTGGCTACGTACAGTTTCCACATACCTTCGAGAATCTTTCGAAGAATGATCTTTACGGTGGTTCCTTGAACGTAATAATGAAG GTGGATCTTCCAGGACAGGATGGGAATGGAGGACCTTTCTATATTGGTTCCGGCTGCTTTCACAGAAGAGAGTCCCTGTGTGGGAAGAAGTATAGTGAGGAATGCAAGAAGGATTTGATGGTATGGAACGATATAAAGGTAGAAGAGAGTACTGCAAGTGTACTAGAGGACACATGTAAAATCCTTGCAAGTTGTACCTATGAAGAGAAGACTCTGTGGGGAAAGGag ATGGGTCTGAAATATGGCTGTCCGGTGGAAGATGTCATGACAGGACTAGCTGTACAATGTCGAGGTTGGAGGTCCATCTATTTCAATCCAGAAAGGAAGGCCTTCCTCGGACTTGCGCCCACTACATTACTGCAGACACTTGTACAGCATAAAAGATGGTCTGAAGGTGATTTTCAGATCTTTCTCTCAAGCTACAATCCCCTTGTGAGTGGGTATAAAAAGATTCCCCTCAAACTTCAACTCTCCTATTGTCCCTATTTGCTATGGGCTCCAAATTGCTTGGCCACACTGTATTATGTTGCAGTACCATCCTTGTGCCTGCTTAGGGGCATCCCCTTGTTTCCTAAG ATTTCAAGCGCATGGGTGCTACCATTTGCATTCGTCATCATTGTCCACCGGGCATACAGTCTTGGAGAATTTATTTGGTGTGGGGGCACATTCCAAGGTTGGTGGAATGAACAAAGGATATGGCTCTTCAAAAGAATCAGTTCCTACGTCTTTGCCTTCTCTGACAACATCCTAAAACTTTTGGGACTTACGGACGTAGCCTTCGCCATCACGGCAAAGGTGGCTGAAAGTGATGTGTCGCAGAGAAATGTGCAGGAGATCATGGAATTTGGTGCTTCTTCCCCAATGTTTACCATTATAGCAACACTGGCGTTGCTAAACGCATTTTGTTTTATTGGAGGAATGAAGAGGGTGATTATGGATTTGCAAACTTGGTTTTCAAACCCATTTACGTTGCAGATTCTTCTATGTGCTCTCCTGGTTATTATCAACCTCCCTGTTTATCAAGGTCTCTTCCTCAGGAAAGACAAGGGCAGGATGCCAACTTCAGTGACACATTGGTCACTTATGTTTGCGGTTTTGGCTTGTGCCTTAGCCCGTTATTAA